The Deltaproteobacteria bacterium DNA segment ATTCGTTGCCCTGATCCCACCGATGCAGGTCTGGTTGCAAAAGTGATCAGAAAGAAACTAAAGACAACAAAAGAAGTTGGATGGTCGTAAATAAATGGGAAATCATAACCTGTCACTTAAGAGAGACCGGGAAGACCAAGCGAAATCCTAAACAATTAAAGGAGGTAAAAAATGGAAAAATTGGTCTGGTTTAAAGACCGGGAAAAGCTTGTCATTTTGACTCTGTTGTTTTTGGGCGGTTTGTTGGGGGGCTTGGATCGGTACACAATTAATTTTGCCGTTGTGTTAATGGAAAAGGATCTAAACTTAAGTGCGGCCAGCATTGGTATGGTGTTAAGCGCATTTTTTGCAGGTTATGCTATTATGCAAATGCCCGGAGGTTGGTTGGCCGATAAATTTGGTTCCCGAAGGGTCATTCTTGTTTCTATTACCGCCTGGTCAATATTTACCATATTGACCGGTATAGCCTGGTCTCTTCCCATTTTGATTTTAATCCGCTTTATGTACGGGATTGGAGAGGGAGGTTACTTTCCCGCTTCAGCAAGTCTGGTGGCGCAAAAATTCGAAAAAAACGAGTCCGGACGGGCAATATCTGTTTTACTGTCAGCCAGTTATATAATGGGATTTCTTGCCCCGCTTATCACTACATCGTTAATGGCATCTATCGGCTGGCGCAAGATGTTTTATGTTTATGGTTTTGGGGGGTTCCTTATTCTTCCTTTATTTTATTTTTTATTAAAAGGGCCGGAACAACCGCAACCCTCAGTTGATCAAAATCCTTCAGCAAGGGAAACTGAAAAAAAATATTCGCTGAAAGGCATACTGGGAGTACCGATGTTATGGCTGGTGTTTGTCGGAGCTTTTGGGACATTCACTGTAATGTGGGGGATTGCTTCCTGGATGCCTACCCTTTTGCATAAAGTTTATGGTTTAGATCTAAGATCCATTGGCTGGTATGCGTTTTTCCCACCGTTTTTATCTTTAATCACCATATACAT contains these protein-coding regions:
- a CDS encoding MFS transporter — encoded protein: MEKLVWFKDREKLVILTLLFLGGLLGGLDRYTINFAVVLMEKDLNLSAASIGMVLSAFFAGYAIMQMPGGWLADKFGSRRVILVSITAWSIFTILTGIAWSLPILILIRFMYGIGEGGYFPASASLVAQKFEKNESGRAISVLLSASYIMGFLAPLITTSLMASIGWRKMFYVYGFGGFLILPLFYFLLKGPEQPQPSVDQNPSARETEKKYSLKGILGVPMLWLVFVGAFGTFTVMWGIASWMPTLLHKVYGLDLRSIGWYAFFPPFLSLITIYIGGFLTDKLPLKTSKLLAGFCLGCAAIMLFIIATISLHVLLLNVLMTIITMACSIVIIVFNSIPLKQFPGEAVGFTSGFIYTGTQIAGFTAPLIMGIIVDAFGGSFTGAFVYLMVISLIGMVCFFAASRFEGQVVSRESLFLNSKHA